tattttataaaatcatgCTTATGACAACGTAACATTTtgcatatttgtttttgtttggcaGCGTAGTGTTAGCGGTTGTGATTGTTGAATTATATTCCGATGGTAgttttttatatgtacatagGGGTCGTTAAACATGTTCAAGATGCGGGCGCTTCAGCCGGGGCTGCTTCTGCTGGTGCGGGAGCAGCTTCAGCGGGTGCTGGAGCAGCTTCAGCGGGTGCTGGAGCAGCTTCAGCCGGTGCCGGAGCGGTTTCTGCTGGAGCCGGTGGTGCAGCTTCCGTTGGAGCTGGGGCAGCACCTTCTGCTGGAGGAGCAGCTGGAGCATCAGTGGCTGGTGGAGCAGCACCTTCAGCTGCAGGAGCTGCTGGAGGTGGAGCTGCAGCATCAGCCGCAGGTGCTGCAGCACCTTCAGCTGGAGGAGCTGCTGGTGCGGGAGCACCCTCAGCTGGTGGGGCAGCACCCTCGGCTGGCGGTGCTGCTGGTGCGGGTGCACCTTCAGCAGGTGGAGCAGCACCCTCAGCAGGTGGAGCAGCACCCTCAGCAGGAGGGGCGGCTCCCTCAGCTGGTGGAGCTGGTTCAGAACCTGGTGGTGGAGGTTCATAATTCTTAACAAATGGTACTTCAGCACCTTCTGGTGGCAAATCAATGACATATTCAAATGGTGGTGGAGGTGGTGGTGGCGGTGTTGGTTCCTTGGGTGGTTCGGGCGCAGCAGCTGGTGCGGCTTCAGCCGCTCCCTCAGCAGCCTTAGGAGAACCAGTGcctgcagcagcagcagccgcagcagcagcagcagcggcTTCAG
The nucleotide sequence above comes from Calliphora vicina chromosome 1, idCalVici1.1, whole genome shotgun sequence. Encoded proteins:
- the LOC135960256 gene encoding tropomyosin-1, isoforms 33/34-like; protein product: MDLIPGLEPFYTPRNPKPPTPKVPTPTPEEIAAKEAAVAAAEAAAVAAAEAADAAEAAAAAAAAAAAAGTGSPKAAEGAAEAAPAAAPEPPKEPTPPPPPPPPFEYVIDLPPEGAEVPFVKNYEPPPPGSEPAPPAEGAAPPAEGAAPPAEGAAPPAEGAPAPAAPPAEGAAPPAEGAPAPAAPPAEGAAAPAADAAAPPPAAPAAEGAAPPATDAPAAPPAEGAAPAPTEAAPPAPAETAPAPAEAAPAPAEAAPAPAEAAPAPAEAAPAEAPAS